The Polyangium mundeleinium genome contains the following window.
GGAGGAGCTCGAGACGGCGCTCGGCCTTGTCCATGAGGGGCCTTGTACCACCTCGCCCCCGTGATACGCACCACGGATACGCGCCCGGCGAGCGGCCTCTGCCTTGCCCCGATCCGGTCACCATGATACCCCATTCTGACTGACTGGACAGTCAGTCGGGGGCAAACGGGACGGGAGAGAGACCGCATGGAGAGTCGTGATCCGGTGGTGGTCGGGATCGACGTGGGCTCGACGACGGTGAAGGCCGTCGTGCTCGATCCGGGCACGCTCGAGATTCTCTGGAGCGATTACCAGCGCCACCAGACGAAGCAGCCCGAGAAGGTGCTGGAGATGCTCCAGCAGATCGAGGAGGCGTTCCCGCATTCGCCCCGCCCAGCGTGGCGCGTGTTCATGACGGGCTCGGGCGCGGCGCCGCTTTGCCCCTCGCTCGGCGCGAAGTTCGTCCAGGAAGTCAACGCGGTGACGCTCGCCGTGGAGAAGCTCCACCCGGACGTGGGGAGCGTGATCGAGCTCGGCGGGCAGGACGCGAAGATCATCATCTTCAAGAAGGACGAGAAGACCGGCGACAAGACCGCGGCGCCGTCGATGAACGACAAGTGCGCCTCGGGCACAGGCGCGACGATCGACAAGTGCATGATCAAGGTGGGTTTGCCCTCCGAGGTCGTGCGCGAGATCCACTTCGACGACTCGAAGCTGCACCACGTCGCGGCGAAATGCGGCGTGTTCGCCGAGACGGACATCGTGAACCTCGTGAAGAGCGGGATCCCGTCGACGGAGATCCTGTGCTCGCTCGCGGACGCGATCGTCCTGCAGAACCTGTCCGTACTGACGCGCGGGTCAACCTTGAAACACCGGGTGATCCTGCTCGGCGGGCCGAACACGTACCTGCCGTTTTTGCAGGAGTGCTGGCGCAAGCGCATCCCCGAGACGTGGGACGAGCGCGGCTACGCGTGGCCGAAGGACCGGCCGATCGAGGAGACGATCTTCGTCCCGGAGAACGCGCAGTACTACGCGGCCTACGGCGCGTGCGTGTACGGGCTGCGTGAGGCGGCCGAGGTGGGCCTGTACGTGGGGACGGACGGGCTCGTCGACTACATGAAGAACGGGCGCAAGGCGCGGCTCGGCGAGAGCGCGGGGCCTCCGCTCGTCCGGACGAGCGACGAGATCGACGACTTCCGCAAGCTCTACGCGATCCCGCGGTTCAAGCCGATGCAGCTCGAAGCCGGGAAGGTCGTGCGCGGCGTGATCGGCGTGGACGGCGGGTCGACGTCGTCGAAGGCGGTGCTCGTCGACGAGGACGGCGAGATCGTCTGCAAGGCCTACCAGCTCTCGAAGGGCAACCCCATCCAGGACACGAAGGAGCTGCTCGCGCAGCTCCGCGACTACGTGCAGGGGCAAGGCGCGACGCTCGACGTGCTCGGCTTCGGGGCCACGGGCTACGCGGCGGACGTGCTGCAAGAGACGATGCGCGCGGACGTGAACATCGTCGAGACCGTGGCGCACATGATGAGCGCGGTGCGGTATTTCGGCGACGTCGACGTGATCTGCGACATCGGCGGGCAGGACATCAAGGTCCTGTTCATGAAGAACGGCGACATCGCGAACTTCCGCCTCTCGAACTCGTGCTCGGCCGGCAACGGGATGTTGCTGCAGGCGATGGCCGATCAGTTTGGCCTCAAAGTGACGGAGTACGCGGACACGGCGTTCCAGGCCGAGCTCGCGCCGAAGTTCAGCTACGGCTGCGCGGTCTTCCTCGACACGGATCGGGTGAACTTCCAGAAGGAAGGGTTCTCGAAGGAAGAGCTCTTGGCCGGGTTGGCCCAGGTCCTTCCGAAGAACGTCTGGCAGTACGTCGTGCAGATCCCGCGGCTCGCGTCGCTCGGGCGGAGGTTCGTGCTGCAGGGCGGCACGCAGTACAACCTCGCCGCGGTCAAGGCGCAGGTCGACTACATCAAGGAGCGCGTGCCGGACGCGGAGGTGTTCGTCCACCCGCACACGGGCGAGGCAGGTGCGATCGGCGCGGCGTTCGAGACGCTGCGCGTGATCAAGCGGCGCGGGACGAGCACGTTCATCGGGCTCGAAGCCGCGATCGAGCTCAAGTACCACACGAAAAACGACGAGGAGACCGTCTGCCACTTCTGCCCGAACGAGTGCAAGCGGACGTTCATCGACGCAGAGCGGCCCGACGGGTCGACGGCGCGGTACATCTCGGGCTTCTCCTGCGAGAAGGGCACGGTCGAGAGCGAGGACGCGATGCTCGCGCTCGTGGCCGACCGGAAGAAGATCGCGAAGCAGTTCCCGAACTGCGTCGACTACGAGTCGAAGCTCGCGTTCCGGAGCTTCCACAAGGGCAACGCGATGCCCGCGGACGGGACGCCGATCAAGGACTTCGTCGTGAAGAAGGGCCTCTTCAGCGTGCGTCGCGTGGAGACGACGCGGCCCTTCCGGCGAAGCGGGACCGTGGTGCAGGAGCGGCTGCGTAGGACGCGCATCGGCATTCCGCGCGTCTTGAACCTCTACTCGACGGGTCCGTATTTCCGGGCCTACTTCGAGGCGCTCGGGATCCCGAAGCAGAACGTGATCTTCAGCGACGAGACGACCGAGGAGATGTGGGTCGAGGGCGGGAAGTACGGCTCGGTCGATCCGTGCTTCCCGTCGAAGGTGACGCAGGCGCACATCCACAACCTGCTGTTCCACCACCACTCCGCGGACAAACCGCTGAAGTACATCTTCTTCCCGATCCTCACGCACGTGCCGAGCTTCGGGAAGAACGTGATGGACAACGCGAGCTGCCCGATCGTCGCGGGCGTGCCCGACGTGATGAAGGCGGCGTTCACGAAGGAGGTCGACTTCTTCGCGACGCGCGGGATCGAGTACCTGGATCCGCCGCTCACGTTCGCCGAGCCGCTACTCACGGCGCGGCGCATGTACGAGTGCTGGGGGCCGCGGCTCGGGATCACGGAGGACGAGAGTGATCACGCGCATCGCGAGGCGATGGCGGCGCTCGCGGGGTTCGAGCGGGAGCTGCAGGAGAAGGGGCGCGCGATCCTGGAGACGGTCGAGGCGGAGAACCGCGTGGCGATCCTGATGATCGGCCGGCCGTACCACTCGGATCCGGGGCTGAACCACGGGATCCCGGAGGAGTTCCAGGTGCTCGGCTACCCGATCCTCAGCGTGCGCTCGATCCCACGCGACGACGACTACCTGCGCCGTTACTTCAAAGAGGAGTACGCGCGCGGGCAACACCCGCTCGACATCAACGACGTGTGGCCGGAGAACTACTCGGCGAACAGCGCCCAGAAGGTGTGGGCCGTGAAGTTCGCCGCGCGGCACCCGAACGTCGTTCTGCTCGATCTATCGAGCTTCAAGTGCGGTCACGACGCGCCGACGTACGGCATCGTGGACGGGATCGTGTCGTCGAGCGCGACGCCCTACGCGGCGCTGCACGACATCGACGCGAACAAGCCCGGCGGCTCGATCAAGATCCGCGTGAAGACGTACGCGCACAGCCTGAAGCTCTACCAGGAGTCGCTGGAAGACCTCTCGAAGAAGAAGGCGGAGCTCTCGCACAACATCGACAAGAAGCGGCTGGAGCTCTTGCAGCTCAAACAAACGCAGCTCGCGGAGCGACGGGCGTCGGATCCGGAGCTGGAGAAGCAGATCATGGATCTCTCGGCGAAGGTGCGGGCGTACGAGGCGCCCCCGCCGGCCCCGCCCGAGCCGCCGAAGGGCCTCGTTCAGCTCAAGAAGAAGCGCGCCGACGGCAGCGTCGTGTCGGTTTGACGTCGAAGGAGTCACGGAGGAATCGATGGAAACTGCAGTCCAGAAGACGCGGCTGCCGATCATGGGCAGCGCCAAGCAGTCGAAGGTCGACGAGGCTCTCGAAGCCGAGCTTCGCGCATTCGAAGAGGCGGAGCGCGAGCGTCTCGGCATCAAGGCCGAGCGCAAGCAGTGGGTCGACACGATGCTCAACCCGCAGGTGAAGCGGAATGAGCGCGAGAACGTGACGCTCCTGATCTCGGGCCTCACGGCGGCGCAGGACTTCCTCGTGGAAGGCGCGCTCGGCGGCCTCGGTTACAAGATCAAGAACATCGGCTGTCCGGATCAGGAAGGCCTGCAGGTCGGCAAGGAGTTCGGCAACCGCGGGCAGTGCAACCCGACGTACTTCACCGTGGGCAACCTGGTGAACTACCTGATCAAGCTCCGCGACGAGCAGGGTTTGACCAGCGAGGAGGTCATCAAGAACTACGTGTTCCTGACGGCCGGCGCGTGTGGTCCCTGCCGCTTCGGGATGTACGTGACGGAGTACCGAAAGGCGCTGCGCGACGCGGGCTTCGACGGCTTCCGGGTGATGCTGTTCCAGCAGACCGGGGGCCTCTCGCAGGCGACAGGCGACGACGTGGGCATCGACATGAACCCCGCGTTCTTCGTGGGGATCGTGAAGGGCATCGTGTGCGGCGACGTGCTGAACGCGCTCGGCTACCGCATCCGGCCCTACGAGGTGGTTCCCGGCGCGACGAACAAGGCGCTCGAGGAGGCCAAGCGCACCATCTACAAGGCGCTGCACGACCAGACGAACGTGTTCGTCGCGCTCTACAAGTGCCGCAAGCTCTTCGAGGCGATCGAGGTCGACAGGCTGCGGGTGCGCGCGAAGACGTCGATCATCGGCGAGTTCTGGGCGATGACGACGGAGGGCGACGGCAACTACCAGCTCCAGAAGTTCCTCGAGAGCGAAGGCGCCGAGAACGACATTCAGCTCACGACGGCGTGGCTGCTCTACAACGTGTGGGAGGTCCGGCACGACACGCAGGATCGCGAGGTGCTGCGCGGCGTGGACGAGGGGACGAACAGCCTGAAGGACCACCAGGGCGAGTTCGACGTGGCGAAGCGGATCGCGACGATGCGCCTCGCGGAGGGCGTGCTGAAGCTCGGCTTCCAGGCGTTCGCGCAGCCGATCGGCCTGCACGACTATCACCTGCCGGACATGGACCTCGTCGCGAAGATGGCCGAGGACTACTACTCGAACGACCTGCGCGGCGGCGAAGGGCACATGGAGGTCGGCAAGCTGATCGTGAACACGGTGCGCGCAAAGGCGCACATCACGGTGAGCGTGAAGCCGTTCGGATGCATGCCCTCGTCCGGCGTCTCCGACGGCGTGCAGTCGCTGATCACCGGCAAGTACCCGGGCACGATCTTCTGCGCGGTCGAGACGAGCGGCGACGGCGCGACGAACTTCTACTCGCGCATCCAGATGTACATGTTCAAGGCGCGGATCGCGGCCGAGCAGGAGCTCGAGCGCGTGCTCGCCGAGCAGGGCTTGACGCTCGATGAGGTGCGCGCGTTCCTCGACGCGAACCCGAAGTACAAGAGCGCGCTCTACTATCCGCCCCACCGCGTCGCAGGGACGGCGGCAAACCTGGTCTACGCGGTGGCGCCGCTGATCAAGAAGTCGGCCGCGGAGCGCGCGATCGACAAGGCGAAGCACACCGCCGAGGCGCTGCGCGACGCGGCCGTGAGCGCGCCCGGGGTGATCGCCGAGGCCTACCGGAAGGCGATGGATCCCGAGACGATCGCGAAGGTCCGCGAGGACGCGCTCGTCCTCCGGGACATCGTGCGCGGCAAGGCGATGGACCGGTTCCGTCCGCTCTTGCAGCAGCTCATGGGCAAGGCCGTGTTCGAGAACGACCCCGAGATCCGAACGACGACCTACGAGCCGATCGCCGCGGAGTGATCGGCCCCCTCGCGCCTCCTGTCTTGACCACCGCGTGACCCCCTGCGACCGTGGGGGGCATGGCTCCGGAAGAAGAGAAGACGGCCCTGACCGTGGGCGTCGTGCTCACGTCGGATCCAGAGGGGTCACGCGCGTCTCTCGCGGCGTTCTGCAAAGCGCTTTCGGACGCGACGGGCTTCGAGGTGAACGGCCTCGGAGGCTGGAACTACAACACGCTGCTCGAAGCCCTGGAGACGGGCGAGGTCGATCTCGCCTGGCTGCCGCCACTCGTGGCGATGCGCGCGACGAGCCGCGCGCGCGTGATGCCGATCGTGCTGCCCGTGCGGAACGGGGCGTCGTCGTACAGGACGGCGCTGTACGCGCCGCAGGACTCGCCGATCCGCGACATCAGCGATCTCCAGGGGCTCCGCGCGGCGTGGGTCGATCGGCAGAGCGCCGCCGGGTACATCGTGCTCCGGGCGCACCTGCGCGCGATCGGCGTGGACCTCGATCGCGCCTTCCGTGAGAACCTGTTCTTCGGCTCGCACGGCGAGGTCGCGCGCGCGGTGCTCCAGGGCTCCGCGGACGTGGGCGCGACGTTCGTGCACGTGGAGCCGGATCCGAGCCATCCACGCGGCGAGCGCGTGGTGCGGGCCGGATGGGAAGCCGCGGAGGTGCACGTGATCACGTGCGCAGGGCCGATCCCGGCGGACGTGATGGCCGCGAGCGTGCGCGTGCCGGTCGCG
Protein-coding sequences here:
- a CDS encoding BadF/BadG/BcrA/BcrD ATPase family protein, coding for MESRDPVVVGIDVGSTTVKAVVLDPGTLEILWSDYQRHQTKQPEKVLEMLQQIEEAFPHSPRPAWRVFMTGSGAAPLCPSLGAKFVQEVNAVTLAVEKLHPDVGSVIELGGQDAKIIIFKKDEKTGDKTAAPSMNDKCASGTGATIDKCMIKVGLPSEVVREIHFDDSKLHHVAAKCGVFAETDIVNLVKSGIPSTEILCSLADAIVLQNLSVLTRGSTLKHRVILLGGPNTYLPFLQECWRKRIPETWDERGYAWPKDRPIEETIFVPENAQYYAAYGACVYGLREAAEVGLYVGTDGLVDYMKNGRKARLGESAGPPLVRTSDEIDDFRKLYAIPRFKPMQLEAGKVVRGVIGVDGGSTSSKAVLVDEDGEIVCKAYQLSKGNPIQDTKELLAQLRDYVQGQGATLDVLGFGATGYAADVLQETMRADVNIVETVAHMMSAVRYFGDVDVICDIGGQDIKVLFMKNGDIANFRLSNSCSAGNGMLLQAMADQFGLKVTEYADTAFQAELAPKFSYGCAVFLDTDRVNFQKEGFSKEELLAGLAQVLPKNVWQYVVQIPRLASLGRRFVLQGGTQYNLAAVKAQVDYIKERVPDAEVFVHPHTGEAGAIGAAFETLRVIKRRGTSTFIGLEAAIELKYHTKNDEETVCHFCPNECKRTFIDAERPDGSTARYISGFSCEKGTVESEDAMLALVADRKKIAKQFPNCVDYESKLAFRSFHKGNAMPADGTPIKDFVVKKGLFSVRRVETTRPFRRSGTVVQERLRRTRIGIPRVLNLYSTGPYFRAYFEALGIPKQNVIFSDETTEEMWVEGGKYGSVDPCFPSKVTQAHIHNLLFHHHSADKPLKYIFFPILTHVPSFGKNVMDNASCPIVAGVPDVMKAAFTKEVDFFATRGIEYLDPPLTFAEPLLTARRMYECWGPRLGITEDESDHAHREAMAALAGFERELQEKGRAILETVEAENRVAILMIGRPYHSDPGLNHGIPEEFQVLGYPILSVRSIPRDDDYLRRYFKEEYARGQHPLDINDVWPENYSANSAQKVWAVKFAARHPNVVLLDLSSFKCGHDAPTYGIVDGIVSSSATPYAALHDIDANKPGGSIKIRVKTYAHSLKLYQESLEDLSKKKAELSHNIDKKRLELLQLKQTQLAERRASDPELEKQIMDLSAKVRAYEAPPPAPPEPPKGLVQLKKKRADGSVVSV
- a CDS encoding 2-hydroxyglutaryl-CoA dehydratase encodes the protein METAVQKTRLPIMGSAKQSKVDEALEAELRAFEEAERERLGIKAERKQWVDTMLNPQVKRNERENVTLLISGLTAAQDFLVEGALGGLGYKIKNIGCPDQEGLQVGKEFGNRGQCNPTYFTVGNLVNYLIKLRDEQGLTSEEVIKNYVFLTAGACGPCRFGMYVTEYRKALRDAGFDGFRVMLFQQTGGLSQATGDDVGIDMNPAFFVGIVKGIVCGDVLNALGYRIRPYEVVPGATNKALEEAKRTIYKALHDQTNVFVALYKCRKLFEAIEVDRLRVRAKTSIIGEFWAMTTEGDGNYQLQKFLESEGAENDIQLTTAWLLYNVWEVRHDTQDREVLRGVDEGTNSLKDHQGEFDVAKRIATMRLAEGVLKLGFQAFAQPIGLHDYHLPDMDLVAKMAEDYYSNDLRGGEGHMEVGKLIVNTVRAKAHITVSVKPFGCMPSSGVSDGVQSLITGKYPGTIFCAVETSGDGATNFYSRIQMYMFKARIAAEQELERVLAEQGLTLDEVRAFLDANPKYKSALYYPPHRVAGTAANLVYAVAPLIKKSAAERAIDKAKHTAEALRDAAVSAPGVIAEAYRKAMDPETIAKVREDALVLRDIVRGKAMDRFRPLLQQLMGKAVFENDPEIRTTTYEPIAAE
- a CDS encoding phosphate/phosphite/phosphonate ABC transporter substrate-binding protein, giving the protein MAPEEEKTALTVGVVLTSDPEGSRASLAAFCKALSDATGFEVNGLGGWNYNTLLEALETGEVDLAWLPPLVAMRATSRARVMPIVLPVRNGASSYRTALYAPQDSPIRDISDLQGLRAAWVDRQSAAGYIVLRAHLRAIGVDLDRAFRENLFFGSHGEVARAVLQGSADVGATFVHVEPDPSHPRGERVVRAGWEAAEVHVITCAGPIPADVMAASVRVPVATMRKVQRALVGSGNNELGRAARTLFGAEGFVVALSEHLDPLAKLIAKQESEG